In a genomic window of Virgibacillus sp. SK37:
- a CDS encoding chemotaxis protein CheA: METSQYIDMFLDESREHLQAVNDNLLHLEKQPDDLSIVNEIFRSAHTLKGMAATMGYEDISALTHKMENVLDKIRNSELMVTTHIIDIIFQAIEALEEMVEEIAQGNDGKKDVTGLVNSLDQIENGKANQDTNEIKEEVNSFEAEKVELDEYQSTVIAQAEEQGFKAYYIQVRLNEDCLLKAVRAYMVVEALEAKGEIIKTTPETEALEAGDFKQDFTLIFLSNESVQTLETVVNSVSEIEQVNIQGLATTMEKQAEKAQHEEATSAESSSETAEVKTQGQATKSTTIRVNLERIDHLMNLFEEVVIDRSRLEDLAEKLGNPELAETVEHMSRVSEDMQSLILTMRMVAVEQVFNRFPRMVRGLAKDLNKRIDLQIIGADTELDRTVIDEIGDPLVHLIRNSIDHGIELPAERLKAGKREEGELILRAYHSGNHVFIEIQDDGAGINREKVEEKAVENGLITREAAKQLTDEEIYPFILASGFSTAATVSDISGRGVGLDVVKSKIEALGGKITIESEKGQGSKFSIQLPLTLSILSSLLVKVEEETYAIPLSSIIETALLKEEQIMSAHGKKVMDFRGSVVPLVSLKSVFNVPDSDNTENGSGHHAVVVVKKGEKMTGLMVDSFIGQREIVLKSLGNYLKDVFAISGSTILGDGQVALIIDPNALIK; this comes from the coding sequence ATGGAAACAAGCCAATATATTGATATGTTTCTTGATGAAAGTCGAGAGCACTTACAAGCAGTTAATGATAATCTTCTTCATTTAGAAAAGCAACCAGATGACCTTTCCATCGTCAACGAAATTTTCCGTTCTGCTCATACATTAAAGGGTATGGCCGCAACTATGGGATATGAAGATATTTCAGCCTTAACCCATAAGATGGAAAATGTATTGGATAAAATCCGGAACAGTGAATTGATGGTAACCACCCATATTATTGATATTATTTTCCAAGCAATTGAAGCTTTAGAAGAAATGGTGGAGGAAATTGCTCAAGGAAATGATGGAAAAAAAGATGTCACAGGTTTAGTTAATTCTTTGGATCAGATAGAAAATGGGAAGGCAAATCAAGACACAAATGAAATAAAAGAGGAAGTTAATAGTTTTGAAGCGGAAAAAGTAGAGTTGGATGAATACCAGTCAACTGTCATTGCCCAAGCAGAAGAGCAAGGATTTAAGGCCTATTATATTCAAGTACGTTTAAATGAAGATTGTCTATTAAAAGCTGTCCGAGCTTATATGGTGGTAGAAGCTTTGGAAGCGAAAGGAGAAATTATCAAAACAACGCCTGAAACGGAAGCATTGGAAGCTGGGGACTTCAAGCAGGACTTCACGCTCATTTTCCTTTCAAATGAATCTGTTCAAACATTAGAGACTGTGGTAAATAGTGTATCTGAAATTGAACAAGTAAATATTCAAGGTCTAGCAACCACTATGGAAAAACAGGCTGAAAAAGCACAGCATGAGGAAGCTACTTCTGCTGAGTCTTCAAGTGAGACAGCAGAAGTAAAAACACAGGGGCAGGCTACTAAGTCCACAACGATCCGCGTAAACCTGGAACGGATTGACCATTTAATGAATTTATTTGAAGAGGTTGTAATTGATCGCAGTAGATTGGAAGATTTGGCGGAAAAGCTGGGAAACCCGGAATTAGCTGAAACCGTTGAACATATGTCGAGAGTGTCGGAGGATATGCAAAGCCTTATCCTTACAATGCGTATGGTTGCTGTGGAACAGGTATTTAACCGTTTCCCACGGATGGTTCGCGGACTTGCCAAGGACTTAAATAAAAGAATTGATCTCCAAATTATTGGTGCAGATACCGAGTTGGATCGTACTGTTATTGATGAAATAGGTGATCCACTCGTTCACTTGATTCGTAATTCGATTGATCACGGTATCGAGCTGCCAGCAGAGCGCTTGAAAGCAGGAAAACGAGAAGAGGGTGAATTAATACTCCGTGCCTACCATAGTGGCAACCATGTATTTATTGAAATACAAGACGATGGAGCCGGTATTAACCGGGAAAAGGTAGAGGAAAAGGCAGTTGAAAATGGACTGATTACAAGGGAAGCGGCTAAACAGCTTACAGATGAAGAGATCTATCCCTTTATATTGGCTTCTGGCTTTAGTACTGCAGCCACCGTATCAGATATCTCAGGCCGCGGGGTAGGGTTAGACGTTGTAAAAAGCAAGATTGAAGCCCTTGGTGGAAAGATAACCATTGAATCTGAAAAAGGACAAGGCAGTAAGTTTTCCATTCAGTTACCACTAACCTTATCCATTCTTTCTTCTTTGTTAGTGAAAGTTGAAGAGGAAACCTATGCGATACCTTTATCTTCTATTATTGAAACTGCTTTACTGAAAGAGGAACAGATCATGTCAGCACATGGCAAAAAGGTAATGGACTTTAGGGGGAGCGTTGTACCACTTGTATCTCTAAAGAGTGTATTTAATGTACCTGACAGTGACAATACTGAAAACGGAAGTGGTCATCATGCAGTTGTCGTCGTAAAAAAAGGAGAAAAGATGACAGGTTTGATGGTAGATTCCTTTATCGGTCAGCGAGAGATTGTTTTAAAATCGTTAGGAAATTATTTAAAGGATGTATTTGCTATTTCCGGTTCTACGATTTTAGGAGACGGACAGGTTGCTTTAATTATTGATCCGAATGCACTAATTAAGTAA
- a CDS encoding chemotaxis protein CheX, with translation MPITIEERNKTVTSLLNGTNKALASIVPINVSMSKPKLLGKSLHLQFGVLIGITGDIKGKLILAGDQSMFGAIGEKMFGMPLEGEMLASFSGELGNMLAGGIATNIIQDGVKTDITAPTIMQGNTTLTGYEKALHLPVAFLHSGEMDIYLLLD, from the coding sequence ATGCCGATAACAATAGAGGAAAGAAATAAAACAGTTACAAGTTTATTAAATGGAACGAACAAAGCCTTAGCATCTATTGTGCCGATCAATGTTTCCATGAGCAAGCCCAAATTACTTGGTAAATCATTACACCTGCAGTTTGGTGTACTAATTGGTATCACTGGTGATATAAAAGGTAAATTAATTTTAGCGGGCGATCAATCCATGTTTGGAGCAATTGGTGAGAAAATGTTTGGTATGCCATTGGAAGGTGAAATGCTGGCTTCCTTCAGTGGAGAGTTGGGAAATATGTTAGCCGGAGGAATAGCTACAAATATAATTCAGGATGGGGTTAAAACAGATATTACCGCTCCTACCATTATGCAAGGAAATACGACACTAACAGGCTATGAAAAAGCGCTACATTTACCTGTGGCGTTCCTCCATAGTGGAGAAATGGATATATATTTATTACTAGATTGA
- the motB gene encoding flagellar motor protein MotB: protein MSRRKKKDEHHVDESWLLPYSDLLTLLLALFIVLFAMSEVDTQKYKELSQVFNNEFSGGQGILEEKDPTEQPLPAPQPEQEKEKNKKEDEQNQNSAMEKEQLQTVKENINAYIKKRNLTDVLQTQLSDEGLLITISNDFSFHSGSADVNREGKKIAKEISGFLLTDPPHQIIVSGHADDLPIHNEEFSSNWELSVMRAIHFMRIVLENEQLDPTKFSAKGFGEYKPAVPNTSEANRAANRRVEVLILPNYNLQTGEKNKN, encoded by the coding sequence ATGAGCAGGCGTAAAAAGAAAGATGAACATCATGTGGATGAATCTTGGCTTTTACCATACTCAGATTTATTGACACTGTTATTGGCACTATTTATTGTGTTGTTTGCAATGAGTGAAGTAGATACGCAAAAGTATAAAGAACTTTCCCAGGTGTTTAACAATGAATTCTCCGGAGGGCAAGGTATTCTTGAAGAAAAAGATCCAACAGAGCAACCTTTACCAGCTCCACAACCAGAACAAGAAAAAGAGAAAAACAAGAAAGAAGACGAACAAAATCAAAATAGTGCAATGGAAAAAGAACAACTCCAAACAGTAAAAGAAAATATAAATGCTTATATTAAGAAAAGGAATCTGACAGATGTACTACAAACACAGCTTTCAGATGAGGGGTTACTCATAACGATATCTAATGATTTCTCATTTCACTCCGGAAGTGCAGATGTGAATAGGGAAGGCAAAAAAATAGCGAAGGAGATATCGGGCTTTCTGCTTACAGACCCTCCTCATCAGATCATTGTAAGTGGACATGCAGATGATTTACCTATTCATAATGAAGAATTTTCGTCAAATTGGGAGTTAAGTGTAATGAGAGCTATCCACTTTATGCGTATTGTTTTAGAAAATGAGCAGCTTGATCCAACAAAATTTAGTGCAAAAGGATTTGGAGAATATAAGCCAGCAGTCCCGAATACATCCGAAGCAAATAGAGCAGCTAATCGGCGTGTCGAAGTTCTCATTTTACCTAATTACAACCTTCAAACAGGAGAAAAAAATAAAAACTAA
- the motA gene encoding flagellar motor stator protein MotA, with protein sequence MDKTTIIGLFLGVIAVGVGMVMKGVPVTALGNPAAILIIFVGTAASIFIAFPMSTVKNIPTLFKIIFSADKNPEKKELIHLFTKLAEQTRKEGLLSMETQMKEFEDPFLHTGLQFAIDGQTPEFIKEVLIEKIEAMESRHQEGISVFSQAGTYAPTLGVLGAVIGLIAALGNMQDMDVLGHAISAAFIATLFGIFSGYVLWHPFANKLREKSKKEVEIKEIMIEGILSISTGDSAIVVRDKLGSYLSTKELVQLKEEQANEQA encoded by the coding sequence ATGGATAAGACAACAATAATTGGTTTATTTCTAGGTGTAATCGCGGTAGGGGTGGGAATGGTGATGAAGGGTGTTCCTGTAACTGCTTTAGGCAATCCGGCAGCAATCCTTATTATATTCGTCGGAACAGCCGCTTCTATTTTTATTGCATTTCCAATGAGCACGGTTAAAAATATACCAACACTATTCAAAATCATTTTTAGTGCAGACAAGAATCCGGAGAAAAAAGAATTGATTCACCTATTTACAAAATTAGCTGAACAAACACGCAAAGAAGGGCTACTTTCAATGGAGACACAAATGAAGGAATTTGAAGATCCGTTCTTGCACACCGGGCTGCAGTTTGCGATTGATGGTCAAACGCCAGAATTTATTAAGGAAGTTTTAATTGAAAAGATTGAAGCAATGGAGAGCAGACATCAGGAAGGGATTTCAGTCTTTTCCCAAGCAGGAACCTATGCACCTACATTAGGTGTACTGGGAGCAGTAATAGGATTAATTGCAGCATTAGGAAATATGCAGGATATGGATGTACTTGGGCATGCGATATCAGCAGCATTTATAGCTACATTATTTGGGATTTTTTCCGGGTATGTGCTTTGGCATCCGTTTGCAAATAAGCTGCGAGAAAAGTCGAAAAAAGAAGTTGAAATTAAAGAGATTATGATAGAAGGTATTCTATCTATTTCAACAGGGGATTCAGCTATTGTGGTCCGAGATAAGCTTGGCTCTTATTTATCCACGAAAGAATTGGTTCAATTGAAAGAGGAGCAGGCAAATGAGCAGGCGTAA